One segment of Rubripirellula amarantea DNA contains the following:
- a CDS encoding metallophosphoesterase family protein yields the protein MPGESFRFIHASDFHLENPLSDLDALPPHLRDAMADAPRRAASAVFEAALVDNIDFLVLSGDLLNPQTAGPHGMSLLLDYFDKLHAKKKPVFWTAGIVDDPARWPDAVPLPPNVTLFPKNRAIMVPVERAGRTIAMVVGRSSDGRNVLHVPSYRVDPTDHYTVAVGYGDAEAKALAEGRFDFWALGGQHNRTEIEGGADSGAVYCGTPQGRCLDEDGAHGYSTVDVDADGTTRVHAIECDTFRYVDIRITAEEIAAVGGIRNIIGEKIVRAQHEAGGRHLIVGFDVSIASGETIQSVGDVEELLTWVRREYGHGTPSAWTARINVRAPRQFPKQWTDEDTILGDFLRAAEKHRATEGRDMNLLPFTEEQPGLPSTTQSLLAEVASDQRTAVLGEATLLGVELLRGGKPNLVKSS from the coding sequence ATGCCAGGCGAGTCGTTCCGATTCATACACGCCAGCGATTTTCATCTCGAAAATCCACTCAGCGATCTCGATGCGCTGCCACCGCACCTGCGTGATGCGATGGCCGATGCGCCACGCCGGGCTGCATCCGCAGTCTTCGAAGCTGCGCTGGTCGACAACATCGACTTTCTTGTCTTGAGCGGCGATCTGCTCAATCCGCAAACCGCGGGACCGCACGGCATGTCGTTGTTGCTGGACTACTTCGACAAGCTACACGCTAAAAAGAAGCCCGTCTTTTGGACGGCTGGTATCGTTGATGATCCAGCCCGTTGGCCCGATGCTGTTCCGCTGCCCCCGAACGTGACGTTGTTTCCCAAGAACCGCGCTATCATGGTGCCCGTTGAGCGTGCCGGTCGAACCATCGCGATGGTTGTCGGACGAAGTAGCGATGGGCGAAACGTCTTGCACGTTCCAAGCTACCGAGTGGATCCCACCGATCATTACACGGTTGCTGTAGGCTACGGCGATGCCGAAGCGAAAGCGTTGGCCGAAGGGCGTTTTGATTTTTGGGCACTGGGTGGACAGCACAATCGAACCGAGATCGAAGGCGGCGCGGATTCGGGGGCGGTCTATTGCGGTACGCCTCAAGGTCGCTGCCTCGATGAAGACGGCGCTCATGGATACAGCACCGTCGATGTTGACGCCGATGGCACCACCCGTGTTCACGCCATCGAGTGTGACACGTTCCGCTACGTCGACATTCGCATCACGGCCGAAGAGATCGCGGCGGTCGGCGGAATCCGAAATATCATTGGTGAAAAAATTGTTCGTGCCCAACACGAAGCTGGGGGACGTCATTTGATCGTCGGCTTTGATGTCTCGATCGCTAGTGGCGAAACGATTCAGTCCGTCGGCGATGTTGAGGAACTACTCACGTGGGTTCGCCGCGAATACGGCCATGGCACTCCATCGGCTTGGACAGCGCGGATCAACGTTCGTGCCCCGCGTCAGTTTCCCAAGCAATGGACGGACGAAGACACGATCTTGGGCGACTTCCTGCGAGCCGCCGAAAAACATCGCGCCACCGAAGGTCGCGATATGAACTTATTACCGTTCACCGAAGAGCAACCTGGCTTGCCTAGCACGACCCAATCGTTGTTAGCAGAAGTCGCCAGCGACCAACGCACCGCGGTGCTTGGTGAGGCAACGCTCTTGGGTGTGGAATTACTTCGAGGCGGAAAGCCTAACTTGGTCAAGTCATCATGA
- a CDS encoding SGNH/GDSL hydrolase family protein, giving the protein MKTTSLFLIAFLAFSVTAIAGEPLLKSGDTVAFVGGTFVERMQQSGAIEAELQCRRPDWKLRIRNVGWSGDDVHGMARKVFDGPGNGYARLMQDIETSKANVVVVAYGPSEASDGDESVQRFGPGLEKLIADLKASDKRVILVTPIAMPGYRVPGYEDAIARCQSVVRMVGEQADSPVVDLTWKPSPSEVIDSGLLPNDEGYASLADELADSLVGGKPCDQRHDKLAEAITAKNQLFFHRYRPQNETYLLLFRKHEQGNNAVELPQFDPLVESADQDVWAAAK; this is encoded by the coding sequence ATGAAAACCACTTCGCTGTTCCTGATCGCGTTTCTTGCATTTTCCGTCACTGCCATCGCGGGGGAACCGTTACTAAAGTCCGGCGATACGGTTGCGTTTGTCGGGGGCACATTTGTCGAACGGATGCAGCAAAGTGGCGCGATCGAAGCCGAGCTGCAATGTCGACGTCCAGATTGGAAACTGAGGATCCGCAACGTTGGTTGGTCCGGTGACGACGTTCATGGCATGGCTCGCAAGGTCTTTGATGGACCCGGAAATGGCTATGCTCGCTTGATGCAAGACATTGAAACCTCCAAGGCAAACGTCGTGGTTGTCGCCTACGGACCTTCGGAAGCTTCCGACGGAGATGAATCGGTCCAGCGGTTTGGCCCTGGACTGGAAAAACTGATTGCTGATTTGAAAGCTAGCGACAAACGCGTGATCCTTGTCACACCCATCGCGATGCCGGGTTACCGAGTGCCCGGATACGAAGATGCGATTGCGCGGTGCCAATCCGTCGTTCGCATGGTGGGTGAACAAGCCGATTCGCCTGTGGTTGATTTAACATGGAAGCCGAGCCCGAGCGAAGTGATCGACAGTGGCCTGCTTCCCAACGACGAAGGTTACGCAAGCCTGGCTGATGAGCTCGCCGATTCCCTCGTTGGCGGCAAACCTTGCGATCAGCGTCACGACAAGCTCGCCGAAGCGATCACGGCAAAGAATCAATTGTTCTTCCACCGCTACCGCCCGCAAAACGAAACGTACTTGTTGTTGTTCCGAAAACATGAGCAAGGCAACAACGCGGTCGAGTTACCGCAGTTTGATCCGTTGGTGGAATCGGCAGATCAGGATGTCTGGGCAGCCGCAAAATAA
- a CDS encoding glutathione peroxidase, producing the protein MRTLLTLALTLGVMTTMASQHARAHEGHDHEGHECALDYKMKTIDGDEVDLEDYEGNVVLIVNTASKCGLTPQYAGLQSLYEKYKDKGLVIIGFPCNQFGSQEPGTEAEIKTFCSTKYSVTFPMMSKVDVNGDDAAAIYKHLTSKDLKPEGAGEISWNFEKFLIDREGQVVNRFSPRTKPDDADLLKAIESELAKG; encoded by the coding sequence ATGCGAACACTGCTAACCCTCGCTTTAACTCTCGGAGTCATGACAACAATGGCATCGCAACACGCCCGTGCCCATGAAGGCCATGATCACGAAGGTCATGAATGTGCCTTGGATTACAAAATGAAGACGATCGACGGCGACGAAGTTGATTTGGAAGACTACGAGGGCAACGTGGTGCTGATCGTCAACACAGCGTCGAAGTGCGGTTTGACACCTCAATACGCGGGTCTGCAATCGCTTTACGAGAAGTACAAGGACAAAGGGCTTGTCATCATTGGGTTCCCCTGCAACCAATTCGGTAGCCAAGAGCCCGGGACCGAAGCCGAGATCAAGACGTTTTGCAGTACCAAGTACAGCGTCACGTTTCCGATGATGAGCAAGGTTGACGTCAATGGCGACGACGCCGCCGCCATCTACAAGCACTTGACCAGCAAGGACCTCAAGCCTGAAGGTGCTGGCGAGATCAGTTGGAACTTCGAGAAGTTCTTGATCGACCGTGAAGGCCAAGTGGTCAATCGCTTCTCACCGCGTACCAAACCAGACGACGCAGATTTGCTCAAGGCGATTGAATCCGAACTGGCCAAGGGCTAG
- a CDS encoding ATP-binding protein, with amino-acid sequence MKIKDIQIDGFGVWTGLSVDSLPDGMTLFYGPNEAGKTTLMQFVRAMLYGFTPDRREKYLPPIYGGTPGGAMRVTGPGGGYEIRRHSQLTDSNVTGRLSVTGQDGLAQGQHRLTGLLGQIDEPIFTNVFAIGMRELQELSTLDDTSAADELYKLSSGLDRVSLVDVLRSLRGGRKAMVGKASAIDEVEADKLASLISKREKLRDEVANLTRGGRRWSELASQRRSGQQEIEQLTERIGVWEREARTVETATGVFEAWRERETIAKTIAKRESEVTLPDEAPGQLVQIDAMMEERRQKIEEIKNKRRAIREKASQLPVSKRMVDLEGRIQAASEQATWVEALEEQILRLDDQIEKARKQLDSDAESLGIDEDDREALAQGDVSQLPDMSRQTLSALSGPARQVKEQTFLLKQARTEGADHKARADKMGESLRSILDRAHSSNLQQAIREQTQLIATLKHRIQVGEHLEKIKRHYRELEKESVELTTSEALPVDRLILLAVPFIVGGMGLIYGFAHVFNVYWLVSEPDPTWGMLYLLFGIMSLLTYYFGRENGQRSTSLDLEDCERQIDTLRKQIREIEAERSDIDNSLPTNGESLELRLRESEAMLSELESSLPTYHNHEAALQAYKATRKRAEEAAQGLRHAKRDWSATLERLGLSESMSPASVRKLGDGYQTLQASRRRLDELLDEREQRRRERQTIAKRIETLYLEALDVNEEAASSLRANDDDDFDDAHEARVENRNENRRDNRNEKRGDRRDDRQQDRRDDRRDDRRTESVSPYSRHRALTGPLEQLHHLHEELSRQQHWIKKRRDLKEQDLQLKRQQSNHHRQLERCEQQRRGLWAKCGVATPEQFYAMVDTKATLSELNKQHEELEKQIRSIIGTHVDPEDVAREIEGATATDLERRWESLTTRISETEARIAELRTLAGQLSQEMKQLGDDNRLTVAQLELGCIERKIESTARRWQTLGMASCLLEDVCKTFERERQPETLREASSFLAQLTDGKYNRIWTPLGTNQLKIDEPSGKSLALEVLSRGTREAVFIALRLSLAAAYARRGVMLPLVLDDVLVNFDRDRAIHAARTLKTFAELGHQVMMFTCHEHIVDIFHDIDVEVRLMPAQGEPGRATVMIPEETHEYEEYEEEYDDEVEYEEEEVLELEPEPEPEPEPVVAEKAPEPETKIVYIERPEPKPEPKPQPKPEPKKKPRPKVEYVEYEEPKPVYVEPERILEPEYIEEREPAIGWAWFEREPGRRFEEAEEALAAITSDEWIGDHGPEIPDDVWNGERREPVERNPSWWS; translated from the coding sequence ATGAAGATCAAAGACATTCAAATCGACGGTTTCGGTGTTTGGACGGGCCTTTCCGTCGATTCCCTGCCCGACGGCATGACGCTGTTTTACGGCCCGAATGAGGCTGGTAAAACCACGTTGATGCAGTTTGTTCGCGCGATGTTGTACGGGTTCACTCCCGACCGCCGCGAAAAGTACCTGCCGCCGATCTACGGGGGAACGCCCGGCGGTGCAATGCGCGTGACGGGACCGGGGGGCGGATACGAAATTCGTCGTCACAGCCAACTAACCGATTCCAACGTGACCGGTCGGCTATCCGTCACCGGCCAAGACGGATTGGCTCAGGGGCAACACCGACTAACGGGTTTGCTTGGCCAAATCGATGAACCGATCTTTACAAACGTATTCGCGATCGGCATGCGCGAGCTGCAAGAATTAAGCACGCTCGACGACACCTCCGCTGCGGACGAACTCTACAAATTGTCTAGCGGTCTCGATCGCGTTTCTTTGGTTGATGTGCTGCGAAGTCTTCGCGGTGGTCGCAAGGCGATGGTGGGGAAGGCTTCCGCGATCGACGAAGTGGAGGCCGACAAGCTGGCCTCGTTGATTTCGAAGCGAGAAAAGCTGCGTGATGAGGTCGCGAACCTGACGCGTGGCGGAAGACGGTGGAGCGAGTTAGCGTCACAGCGTCGCAGCGGCCAGCAAGAAATCGAACAATTGACCGAACGAATCGGCGTTTGGGAACGCGAAGCGCGCACCGTCGAAACCGCGACCGGTGTGTTCGAAGCATGGCGCGAGCGAGAAACGATCGCCAAAACGATCGCGAAGCGTGAATCGGAGGTCACTCTGCCGGATGAAGCGCCAGGCCAGTTGGTGCAGATCGACGCGATGATGGAGGAGCGACGCCAAAAGATCGAAGAAATCAAAAACAAGCGTCGTGCCATTCGCGAGAAGGCTTCACAGCTACCAGTGTCCAAACGCATGGTTGATCTGGAAGGCCGCATCCAAGCCGCCAGCGAACAAGCGACGTGGGTGGAAGCTCTCGAAGAACAAATCTTAAGACTCGACGACCAGATCGAGAAAGCACGAAAACAACTGGATTCGGATGCCGAGAGTCTCGGGATTGATGAAGATGATCGTGAGGCTTTAGCCCAAGGCGATGTTTCGCAGTTGCCCGACATGTCGCGCCAAACGCTCAGCGCACTATCGGGTCCCGCTCGTCAAGTCAAAGAACAAACCTTCTTGCTTAAGCAGGCCCGGACCGAAGGTGCCGACCACAAGGCTCGCGCCGACAAAATGGGTGAATCGCTGCGTTCGATATTGGACCGCGCTCACTCAAGCAATCTGCAGCAAGCGATTCGTGAGCAAACGCAGTTAATCGCGACGCTTAAGCATCGCATTCAAGTTGGCGAGCACCTCGAAAAGATCAAGCGTCATTATCGCGAACTTGAAAAAGAGTCCGTCGAACTGACCACATCCGAAGCGTTGCCCGTTGATCGATTGATCCTGCTTGCCGTGCCATTCATCGTCGGTGGGATGGGGCTGATCTATGGGTTCGCGCACGTCTTCAATGTCTATTGGCTCGTCAGTGAACCGGATCCGACATGGGGCATGCTGTACTTGTTGTTTGGCATCATGAGCCTGTTGACGTACTACTTCGGTCGCGAAAATGGTCAGCGTAGTACTTCACTGGACCTGGAAGACTGCGAACGACAGATCGATACGTTGCGAAAGCAAATTCGAGAAATCGAAGCCGAACGATCCGATATCGACAACTCGTTGCCTACCAATGGCGAATCACTCGAACTGCGACTGCGTGAATCGGAAGCGATGCTATCCGAGCTCGAATCTTCGCTTCCAACCTACCATAATCACGAAGCGGCTCTGCAAGCGTACAAGGCGACTCGCAAGCGAGCCGAAGAAGCCGCCCAAGGACTTCGCCACGCAAAACGAGATTGGTCGGCAACGCTTGAACGACTCGGACTGAGCGAATCGATGTCGCCCGCGAGCGTTCGCAAGCTTGGCGACGGATACCAAACTCTGCAAGCCAGCCGACGTCGACTCGACGAGTTGTTGGACGAGCGAGAGCAGCGTCGGCGAGAACGACAAACGATCGCAAAACGAATCGAAACGCTTTATTTGGAAGCTCTCGATGTCAACGAGGAAGCCGCATCTAGCTTGCGGGCGAATGATGACGATGACTTCGACGATGCACACGAAGCTCGCGTTGAGAACCGTAACGAAAATCGACGCGACAACCGAAACGAAAAACGCGGTGACCGCCGTGACGATCGCCAGCAAGACCGTCGCGATGATCGACGCGATGATCGACGCACTGAAAGTGTCAGTCCCTATTCACGTCATCGTGCCCTCACGGGACCTTTGGAACAACTGCATCATCTTCACGAAGAACTGTCGCGCCAGCAGCACTGGATCAAAAAGCGTCGCGATCTCAAAGAACAAGACCTGCAGCTCAAACGCCAGCAATCCAACCACCACCGTCAACTGGAACGTTGTGAGCAGCAGCGTCGTGGCCTGTGGGCGAAGTGTGGCGTAGCAACACCCGAGCAGTTCTATGCGATGGTCGACACCAAAGCGACCTTGTCAGAACTCAACAAGCAACATGAAGAGCTCGAGAAGCAAATTCGATCGATCATCGGAACTCATGTTGATCCGGAAGATGTGGCTCGCGAGATCGAAGGTGCGACCGCAACTGATCTTGAACGACGTTGGGAATCTTTGACCACGCGAATCAGCGAAACCGAAGCTCGCATTGCCGAACTGCGTACACTCGCAGGCCAACTCAGCCAGGAAATGAAGCAACTGGGCGATGACAATCGTTTGACGGTGGCTCAGTTGGAACTCGGCTGCATCGAACGAAAGATCGAATCAACAGCACGTCGTTGGCAAACGCTCGGAATGGCTAGTTGCTTGCTGGAAGATGTTTGCAAGACCTTCGAACGCGAGCGTCAGCCGGAAACTCTTCGGGAAGCATCGTCGTTCTTGGCTCAACTAACCGACGGCAAGTACAACCGCATTTGGACCCCGCTTGGCACCAACCAACTTAAGATTGACGAGCCGAGCGGCAAGTCTTTGGCACTGGAAGTTCTTAGCCGGGGAACTCGCGAAGCCGTGTTCATTGCGCTGCGACTTTCGTTGGCTGCTGCGTATGCTCGCCGCGGAGTGATGTTGCCGCTAGTTCTTGACGACGTGTTAGTGAACTTCGACCGTGATCGTGCGATCCATGCTGCTCGCACGCTAAAGACGTTTGCTGAACTGGGGCACCAGGTGATGATGTTCACCTGCCATGAACACATCGTCGATATTTTCCACGATATTGACGTTGAGGTTCGGCTGATGCCCGCCCAGGGCGAACCGGGGCGTGCAACGGTCATGATCCCTGAGGAAACCCACGAATACGAAGAGTATGAAGAAGAGTACGACGATGAGGTCGAATACGAGGAAGAAGAAGTTCTAGAGCTCGAGCCGGAACCTGAACCGGAGCCCGAACCCGTGGTCGCTGAAAAGGCGCCCGAACCGGAAACCAAAATCGTCTACATCGAACGACCTGAGCCAAAGCCGGAACCTAAGCCACAGCCTAAGCCTGAGCCAAAAAAGAAACCACGGCCAAAGGTCGAGTATGTGGAATACGAAGAACCAAAACCGGTGTACGTTGAACCCGAACGCATTCTTGAACCGGAGTACATCGAAGAGCGTGAACCAGCCATTGGTTGGGCGTGGTTCGAACGTGAGCCCGGAAGACGCTTCGAAGAAGCCGAAGAAGCTCTCGCTGCTATCACAAGCGATGAATGGATCGGCGATCACGGACCCGAAATTCCAGACGATGTGTGGAACGGCGAGCGTCGTGAACCGGTCGAGCGAAATCCGTCTTGGTGGTCGTAA
- a CDS encoding 1,4-dihydroxy-6-naphthoate synthase: MTRKPIKLAISTCPNDTFAFAGLINRLVDWRGLDFDIQLLDIDELNRGLMNGHFDVAKASFHAALLLTESTVVLPSGSALGFGVGPLLLAAREDTVPRNESQLTLCPGKLTTATLLFRLFYPNTTRLDQDVFSQIMPRLKSASADFGVCIHEGRFTWQEQGLSLVEDLGTRWENETHSPLPLGGILASRQLDRDTTASVQAVIRDSLDYALADPERALPTMRKYAQEFADEVLMKHVDLYVNDWTVDLGSTGRAALSTLSKMATSIGLEHSEIEVFGG; encoded by the coding sequence ATGACACGTAAACCAATAAAGCTCGCCATTTCGACTTGCCCTAACGATACCTTTGCGTTCGCTGGCTTGATTAACCGCTTGGTTGATTGGCGAGGCCTCGACTTTGATATTCAATTGCTCGACATCGACGAACTCAACCGAGGGTTGATGAACGGCCATTTTGATGTAGCCAAGGCGAGCTTTCACGCGGCGCTGTTATTGACCGAATCTACTGTTGTGTTGCCCAGTGGTTCGGCGCTTGGATTCGGTGTTGGCCCCTTATTGCTAGCGGCCCGCGAGGACACCGTGCCCCGCAACGAGTCTCAGCTTACGCTTTGCCCGGGCAAGCTGACGACTGCGACGCTGCTGTTCCGCTTGTTCTATCCCAACACAACACGGTTAGATCAGGACGTTTTTTCCCAAATCATGCCACGGCTCAAATCCGCATCCGCTGATTTTGGAGTTTGCATCCACGAGGGCCGTTTCACCTGGCAAGAGCAGGGGCTTTCTTTGGTCGAAGATCTTGGCACGCGATGGGAAAACGAAACCCATTCGCCACTTCCCCTAGGCGGCATCTTGGCAAGTCGCCAACTGGATCGTGACACCACCGCAAGCGTCCAAGCCGTCATTCGCGATTCACTCGATTACGCGCTCGCGGATCCTGAGCGTGCTCTTCCGACCATGCGCAAGTACGCTCAAGAATTTGCCGACGAAGTTTTGATGAAACATGTCGACCTGTACGTCAACGATTGGACCGTTGACCTTGGGAGTACCGGTCGAGCGGCGTTATCGACATTATCGAAGATGGCGACGTCGATCGGCCTAGAACATTCTGAAATCGAGGTTTTTGGTGGCTAA
- the mqnB gene encoding futalosine hydrolase yields MSDLILVPTSLELEPLRRQLSDTAADSSEAGEGIFFQRIGFGPIAAAARTGALVARYRPSRVLLLGIAGSFDVQRFPVGTACRFDRVICDGIGVGQSDQFQSAEDIGWKQFAARDAMPEVSDAIALVATFDPRVPCAGTLLSVCAGSANSQDRDARAARYPSAVAEDMEGFAVAVACTLAGVPLQIIRGISNEVGDREKANWRIDDALRATAEMAKQVLDHAWMPTV; encoded by the coding sequence TTGTCAGACCTTATTCTTGTTCCCACTTCGCTCGAACTCGAACCACTACGTCGGCAATTGTCGGATACGGCGGCCGATTCGAGTGAGGCTGGCGAAGGCATTTTTTTCCAGCGCATTGGGTTTGGTCCTATCGCTGCTGCTGCACGCACCGGAGCTCTTGTCGCTCGTTACCGGCCATCGCGAGTATTGTTGCTGGGGATCGCGGGTTCGTTTGATGTCCAACGATTTCCGGTCGGTACTGCCTGCCGCTTTGACCGAGTGATCTGTGACGGCATCGGTGTGGGGCAGAGCGACCAATTCCAAAGTGCCGAGGACATTGGCTGGAAACAATTCGCCGCACGCGATGCCATGCCCGAGGTCAGCGATGCGATCGCGTTGGTCGCCACTTTCGACCCACGAGTTCCCTGCGCCGGAACTTTGTTGAGTGTTTGCGCTGGTTCAGCCAATTCGCAAGACCGGGATGCGCGGGCGGCACGGTACCCCAGCGCGGTTGCCGAGGACATGGAAGGCTTTGCGGTAGCGGTGGCCTGCACACTCGCCGGTGTACCGCTGCAGATCATTCGTGGTATTTCAAACGAAGTAGGTGATCGAGAAAAAGCAAATTGGCGAATTGATGATGCGCTGCGGGCAACTGCCGAGATGGCAAAACAAGTGCTCGATCACGCGTGGATGCCGACGGTATGA